Proteins found in one Triticum aestivum cultivar Chinese Spring chromosome 4D, IWGSC CS RefSeq v2.1, whole genome shotgun sequence genomic segment:
- the LOC123098045 gene encoding berberine bridge enzyme-like Cyn d 4: protein MRPFSRLAPLLLLLVLVSPSSPQPQELHEEAGGLQESFLRCVSRLSPDTADPSELVHAPADASYPPLLASTIQNLRFASPQTPGPSLLLTPRTVTEVQASVACCKAHGLTVRARSGGHDYEGLSYRATRPSGGRPFGVIDVAALRTVRVDAARRVARAQPGATLGELYYAVAEGSGGALGFPAGICPTVCVGGHLSGGGFGPVMRKYGLAADNVVDAEVVDAGGKLLNRSAMGEDLFWAIRGGGGGSFGIVVSWTVSLVPVPSVVSAFTVRRLLRRGDEDEEAMLLLLTKWQLVAHALPDDLFVKVAMEPKVDDGGKRRPLVVFKSLFLGNYSGMITQMGIHLPELDIKPSDCREMNWIQSMLYFYGYTNGQPAEVFLDRTLQPKEYYKIKLDYLTSPIPATGLSMLFTKIVEEQGGSIDIDPQGGRMSEIPESDTPYAHRRGYLYNFQYYVKWGGDKNVSYEEKHLGWVRGVHELMTPYVSNRPRAAYINFRDLDLGQNVEGNTSYEEAKVWGRKYFRGNFRRLAMVKAEVDPDQVFWSEQSIPPLVVARRKRKGQRHAGLVLDI, encoded by the coding sequence ATGCGGCCATTCAGCCGTCTCGCTCCtctcctcctcctgctcgtcctcgtCTCGCCTTCGTCCCCGCAGCCGCAGGAGCTCCACGAAGAAGCGGGCGGCCTCCAAGAGAGCTTCCTGCGTTGTGTGTCCCGCCTATCGCCGGACACCGCCGACCCGTCCGAGCTCGTCCACGCGCCGGCGGACGCCTCCTACCCGCCCCTTCTCGCCTCCACCATCCAGAACCTCCGCTTCGCTTCGCCTCAGACGCCGGGGCCGTCGCTGCTCCTCACGCCTAGGACCGTCACCGAGGTGCAGGCGTCCGTGGCCTGCTGCAAAGCCCACGGCCTCACCGTCCGCGCCCGCAGCGGAGGCCATGACTACGAAGGCCTATCCTACCGCGCTACCCGTCCCAGCGGCGGCCGCCCGTTCGGCGTCATCGACGTCGCCGCGCTCCGGACAGTGCGGGTCGATGCGGCGCGCCGCGTGGCGCGCGCCCAGCCCGGGGCCACCCTTGGGGAGCTCTACTACGCGGTCGCGGAGGGGAGCGGTGGTGCGCTGGGGTTCCCCGCCGGGATCTGCCCCACGGTCTGCGTCGGTGGGCACCTCAGCGGCGGCGGATTCGGGCCGGTGATGCGCAAATACGGCCTCGCCGCCGACAACGTCGTAGACGCCGAGGTGGTGGACGCGGGAGGGAAGCTCCTGAACCGGTCAGCCATGGGGGAGGACCTCTTCTGGGCGAtcaggggcggcggcggaggaagcttCGGCATCGTCGTTTCTTGGACCGTGAGTCTGGTCCCCGTCCCGAGCGTCGTATCCGCCTTCACCGTCCGTCGGCTACTCCGGCGTGGTGACGAGGACGAAGAAGCAATGCTCCTTCTCCTGACCAAATGGCAGCTCGTGGCACACGCCCTCCCGGACGATCTCTTTGTCAAGGTGGCCATGGAGCCCAAGGTCGATGACGGCGGCAAGAGACGGCCATTGGTGGTGTTCAAGTCACTGTTTCTTGGCAACTACAGTGGGATGATTACCCAAATGGGCATCCATTTGCCTGAACTAGACATTAAGCCAAGCGATTGCAGAGAGATGAATTGGATTCAGTCGATGCTCTACTTCTACGGCTACACCAATGGCCAACCGGCAGAAGTGTTTCTGGACAGAACACTCCAACCCAAAGAGTACTACAAGATCAAGCTAGACTACCTCACATCGCCAATTCCGGCAACCGGTCTAAGCATGTTATTCACCAAGATCGTCGAAGAGCAGGGCGGCTCCATCGACATCGACCCCCAGGGCGGCAGGATGAGCGAGATACCAGAATCCGACACGCCGTATGCGCACCGCAGAGGGTACCTCTACAATTTCCAGTACTATGTCAAGTGGGGAGGTGACAAGAATGTGTCATATGAGGAGAAGCATTTGGGTTGGGTCAGGGGGGTGCATGAGCTCATGACACCCTATGTGAGCAATAGGCCTAGAGCTGCATACATTAACTTCAGGGACCTGGACTTGGGGCAGAATGTGGAGGGCAATACAAGCTACGAAGAGGCCAAGGTGTGGGGGAGAAAGTACTTCAGGGGAAACTTCAGGAGGCTGGCAATGGTGAAGGCAGAGGTTGATCCTGACCAGGTGTTCTGGAGTGAGCAGAGCATCCCTCCTCTGGTTGTGGCCAGGAGGAAGAGGAAGGGACAGAGGCATGCTGGATTGGTTTTAGATATTTGA